One stretch of Nocardia mangyaensis DNA includes these proteins:
- a CDS encoding DUF3105 domain-containing protein, protein MVVGVVAAVFAAGCAGGTVDGHATAALDGYAPSVNNQDPSRGIPGIVTVEIPPGLHVTGSQRVAYPAIPPMGGPHDARWAACDGVVYDKALRTENVVHSLEHGAVWIAYDPARVGAEEQATLRAKVENKPYMLMSPIPGMSDALSLQSWGHQLVPDNADDGRIDQFIVALRENPYTTPEPGATCSSPVFDRDNPPPYDPSPPGPDAFPMS, encoded by the coding sequence ATGGTCGTGGGTGTCGTGGCGGCGGTGTTCGCCGCGGGGTGTGCGGGCGGCACCGTCGACGGGCATGCCACGGCCGCGCTCGACGGGTATGCGCCGTCGGTGAACAATCAGGACCCGTCGCGTGGGATACCCGGCATCGTCACCGTCGAGATCCCGCCGGGTCTGCACGTGACGGGTTCGCAGCGCGTCGCCTACCCTGCGATCCCGCCGATGGGCGGACCGCACGACGCGCGGTGGGCCGCCTGCGACGGTGTCGTCTACGACAAGGCGCTGCGCACCGAGAACGTCGTGCACTCCCTGGAACACGGCGCGGTGTGGATCGCCTACGACCCGGCGCGGGTCGGCGCCGAGGAGCAGGCGACGCTGCGCGCGAAGGTCGAGAACAAGCCGTACATGCTGATGTCACCGATCCCCGGCATGTCCGATGCTCTCTCCCTGCAGTCCTGGGGACACCAGCTGGTCCCCGACAACGCCGATGACGGACGCATCGACCAGTTCATCGTCGCCCTGCGCGAGAACCCGTACACCACTCCGGAACCCGGAGCCACCTGCTCGTCACCCGTGTTCGACCGCGACAATCCGCCGCCCTACGACCCCAGCCCGCCCGGGCCGGACGCGTTCCCGATGTCGTAG